In one window of Bos taurus isolate L1 Dominette 01449 registration number 42190680 breed Hereford chromosome 15, ARS-UCD2.0, whole genome shotgun sequence DNA:
- the OR51M1 gene encoding olfactory receptor family 51 subfamily M member 1 has translation MPAQYPLHPHIVLLSNLTQFSPMLYLTGFPGLETIEHWIFIFFFLMYLVAISGNCFILIIIKTNPHLHTPMYYLLSFLAFTDLGLSVSTLPTTVGIFWFKSHGIYFGACQIQMFCIHSFSFMESSVLLVMSFDRFVATCYPLRYMVIITGQRVVRVGLIVILRGPVALLPIVLLLKAFPYCGTQVLSHSFCLHQEVIHLACTDTTFNNLYGLSLVVFTVMLDLVLIALSYGVILHTVARLASKEERLRAFQTCTSHLCAVLVFFVPMMGLSLVHRFGKHAPPAVHLLMANVYLFVPPMLNPIIYSIKTKEIRHVISKLLG, from the coding sequence ATGCCAGCCCAGTATCCCCTCCATCCTCACATCGTGCTCCTGTCCAACCTCACACAGTTCAGCCCCATGCTCTACCTCACTGGCTTTCCCGGATTGGAAACCATCGAGCACTGGATCTTCATCTTCTTTTTCCTTATGTACCTCGTGGCCATCTCAGGCAACTGCTTCATCCTGATCATTATTAAGACCAACCCTCACTTGCACACACCCATGTACTATCTACTCTCCTTTCTGGCCTTCACTGACCTGGGCCTGTCGGTGTCCACCTTGCCCACTACTGTGGGAATCTTTTGGTTCAAATCCCATGGCATCTACTTTGGAGCCTGCCAAATCCAGATGTTCTGTATCCACTCATTTTCCTTCATGGAGTCCTCAGTGCTCCTTGTCATGTCCTTTGATCGGTTTGTGGCCACCTGTTATCCCCTGAGGTACATGGTCATTATCACTGGCCAGCGAGTGGTCAGGGTAGGCCTCATTGTCATTCTGCGGGGCCCCGTGGCCCTCCTTCCCATTGTTCTCCTCCTGAAGGCTTTTCCTTATTGTGGGACTCAAGTCCTCTCCCACTCTTTCTGCCTGCACCAGGAGGTGATACACTTGGCCTGCACAGACACCACCTTCAACAACCTGTACGGGCTGTCATTGGTGGTCTTTACTGTGATGCTGGACCTGGTGCTCATTGCACTGTCCTACGGGGTCATCCTGCACACAGTGGCAAGACTGGCCTCCAAAGAGGAGCGGCTCCGAGCCTTCCAAACATGCACCTCACACCTCTGTGCTGTGCTGGTATTCTTTGTGCCCATGATGGGGCTGTCCTTGGTTCACCGCTTTGGGAAGCATGCTCCACCTGCTGTCCACCTTCTGATGGCCAATGTCTACCTCTTTGTGCCTCCCATGCTTAACCCAATCATATACAGTATTAAGACCAAGGAGATTCGCCATGTCATCAGCAAGCTCCTGGGTTAA